One stretch of Solenopsis invicta isolate M01_SB chromosome 16, UNIL_Sinv_3.0, whole genome shotgun sequence DNA includes these proteins:
- the LOC105202380 gene encoding uncharacterized protein LOC105202380 isoform X4, giving the protein MGNNSSSSHQYCASNGPSQEIAGRGWTQSFPRELGRHHPQQPTGHKVLPEPPNQRLRATNNGSIIHNGGTISGRRPPALTLPHDLNKQGIFRSRSTSASNIGASRGRKIEHNCCYYGNGTRCCMENEMQELKRFGSEPDLRYSPMAREAARCNGKQQQHQHAMEHRHCGSGHYPERECRERESRYRGKKKYKAPAPPSNGVVDGSSPDSYRNLGSRYNESGQNRPGGCRGDEEIQPPPRRSRLFKTRAETKRAQVNWVSSSSQTQAIAERCENGASGLENERRWRGEDGRVANKENRLVWRDQSNHPHQDRWCRDEHRRSRIFDGKNTLQRSMSSPEFQAELMQVARKVRNKLNCGGRSSVESAILERNSDTGVSRSAKESKLEEAKRPEKRSAKSEESCPEEHVIENRIEERRLTDRCNRSENKRNSYDERKGNARDPGRTKDYLEERQAEAVSGGKRRLVEKPAMYNESSAMHPKEPLRKSPKDRLDVVGHSSEEKFSSEKHRRELLEDYQRAKSVAKSRKYENAVDSGRTRSESPVRPYIRVTDPRGQGSGRESTPERTSEAKESEKERDSDRRWRKSDVRNTDGAPDEKRWSCEPVPATAEKKDAKSKEKLARKPETKEVVREKNWHVLPLPEKSAPKTFYFGMDEALSNESRNCVDQHMEQIQSRLQAREINGSIECHDYTDDGKSGIEDISLKLRPTLPKKQLEIPRFSPSAAWRLLSALEAPGPTMSTASEEVPVMFEERIERLSRPPPPLIALGPRSSHDKSGDSGISGDAGAANDDSLDVSTNTNNNRLKTPATRPTWTPQQDLGEESSSDAGVDSPPPMPTPVKFPPRAHVFSLSLPRDDNRMYLYNPDLKNKEGSTFNSLQKLKRSVSGALGLGPLDLERKRTRDVLDDNWLLSTSAPTSLQHTQITDATRSSPPGWKPGFDDEDDDEILADDLEDRGDFPVIMKPPSFSYLASGGHVMYLPESNDSQYQPQSLNYRNNIVTENFEKNSGNSSGPKYRKNGVDEFRKPSKDIERTNKHPKESVILKEKSFANDGKVNTRFSKSCDNISEMKQRSTSPPVGGQQNLQDDKEIAPEVKTPLKNNSKGRRFTFQSTVRQIERRRLAEKLSREAEAKERQRKGELEAMRKVEEEFQRKRAREKANIRQQLRLYSMDENMSSLPTVWDNSQLSRADPDGAPSSSASSPTSVPPAKLTTIRKSSVSSDEYLRKRASSADSRQQQQQQHQQQPREYKDYRPKYYDWAPTDSSSHLEYKQTTVHPKVVCDIPKSSPIFVDAHTNSNKTANLSSTPRSDNYRKDFAHGAVAARSSLASSDSELSQPNTRPHSRQAVGKSKPLRSRF; this is encoded by the exons ATgggcaacaacagcagcagctcCCATCAATATTGCGCGTCCAACGGGCCGTCGCAGGAGATTGCCGGACGCGGGTGGACGCAGTCCTTCCCCCGGGAGCTCGGGAGGCATCACCCTCAGCAGCCGACGGGACACAAGGTCCTGCCGGAGCCGCCCAATCAGCGGCTACGCGCCACCAATAATGGAAGCATCATTCACAACGGTGGAACCATAAGCGGCCGTAGGCCGCCGGCCCTCACGCTTCCGCACGACCTTAATAAG CAGGGAATATTTCGCAGCCGCAGCACCTCGGCGTCGAACATCGGCGCGTCGCGCGGCCGCAAGATCGAGCACAATTGCTGCTACTACGGGAACGGAACGAGATGCTGCATGGAGAACGAGATGCAGGAGCTCAAAAGATTCGGCAGCGAGCCCGATCTGCGGTACTCGCCGATGGCGCGGGAAGCGGCGCGCTGCAACGGGAAGCAGCAACAGCATCAGCACGCGATGGAGCATCGGCATTGCGGAAGCGGGCATTATCCCGAACGAGAGTGCAGGGAGCGAGAGAGCCGGTACAGGGGCAAAAAGAAATACAAGGCACCGGCGCCGCCGTCGAACGGCGTCGTTGACGGATCGTCCCCGGATTCTTACAG GAATCTTGGGTCTAGATATAATGAATCTGGCCAGAATCGACCGGGTGGTTGCCGCGGTGACGAAGAGATCCAACCGCCACCGAGGCGATCGCGTCTCTTCAAGACGCGAGCGGAGACGAAGAGAGCGCAAGTCAACTGGGTCTCCTCTTCCTCGCAAACTCAGGCCATCGCGGAACGTTGCGAGAACGGTGCCAGCGGACTGGAGAACGAGCGACGGTGGCGAGGCGAGGACGGTCGCGTTGCCAACAAGGAGAACAGGCTAGTTTGGCGCGATCAGAGCAACCATCCCCATCAGGATCGCTGGTGTCGGGACGAGCATAGGCGTTCGCGGATCTTCGATGGCAAGAATACGCTGCAGAGGAGCATGAGCAGTCCGGAGTTCCAGGCGGAATTGATGCAAGTGGCCAGGAAGGTGCGCAACAAGCTCAACTGCGGCGGCAGGTCTTCTGTGGAGTCAGCGATCTTGGAGCGCAACAGCGACACTGGTGTCAGTCGGTCCGCGAAAGAGTCGAAGCTCGAGGAGGCAAAGAGGCCAGAAAAGCGATCAGCGAAAAGTGAGGAGAGTTGCCCCGAGGAACACGTGATCGAGAACAGGATCGAGGAGAGGCGATTGACCGATCGTTGCAATCGATCTGAAAATAAGCGTAACTCGTATGACGAGCGAAAAGGGAACGCCCGCGATCCCGGCAGGACTAAGGACTACTTGGAGGAGAGGCAAGCGGAGGCAGTATCGGGCGGCAAGAGACGACTCGTCGAGAAACCGGCGATGTACAACGAATCCTCTGCGATGCACCCTAAAGAACCTCTTCGGAAAAGTCCGAAAGATCGCCTGGACGTCGTGGGGCATTCGTCGGAAGAAAAGTTCTCGTCGGAGAAGCATCGAAGAGAGCTTCTCGAGGACTATCAGCGAGCGAAGAGTGTCGCTAAGAGTCGAAAGTACGAAAACGCGGTAGACTCGGGGAGAACCAGATCGGAGAGTCCAGTGAGGCCTTACATCAGGGTCACGGATCCTCGCGGGCAGGGTTCCGGGAGGGAAAGCACGCCTGAGCGAACGAGCGAGGCCAAAGAgagcgagaaggagagagattCCGATCGTAGATGGCGGAAGAGCGACGTTAGGAATACTGATGGCGCGCCGGACGAGAAGAGATGGTCCTGCGAACCTGTTCCCGCGACGGCGGAGAAGAAAGACGCGAAATCCAAAGAGAAGCTCGCGAGAAAACCAGAAACCAAGGAAGTCGTTCGCGAGAAAAATTGGCACGT ACTACCGTTGCCGGAGAAATCCGCACCGAAGACCTTCTACTTCGGCATGGACGAAGCATTATCGAATGAGTCGCGGAACTGCGTGGATCAGCACATGGAACAAATCCAATCCAGGTTGCAGGCTAGAGAGATTAATGGATCGATCGAATGCCACGACTACACGGATGAT GGGAAGAGTGGAATCGAGGACATCTCATTAAAATTGCGACCCACGTTACCCAAGAAACAGCTGGAGATCCCACGATTCTCACCGTCAGCAGCATGGAGATTACTGTCAGCGTTGGAAGCACCTGGGCCAACCATGAGCACGGCGAGCGAGGAAGTTCCG GTGATGTTCGAGGAGCGTATCGAACGTCTGTCGAGGCCGCCTCCGCCGCTTATCGCACTTGGTCCGCGCAGCTCGCACGACAAGTCGGGCGATTCCGGCATATCCGGGGACGCCGGCGCGGCGAACGACGACTCGTTGGACGTCAGCACCAATACCAATAACAATCGATTGAAAACGCCGGCGACAAGGCCGACGTGGACGCCGCAGCAGGACCTAGGCGAAGAGTCCAGCAGTGACGCTGGAGTGGATTCACCGCCGCCGATGCCGACCCCAGTGAAATTTCCACCCAGAGCGCACGTGTTCTCGTTGTCATTGCCGCGCGACGACAATCGCATGTATTTGTACAATCCAGACTTGAAGAATAAGGAGGGCTCGACTTTCAACTCGCTTCAGAAGCTGAAGAGATCAGTGTCGGGCGCCCTTGGACTCGGACCGTTGGATCTGGAGAGGAAACGCACTCGCGATGTTCTCGATGATAACTGGCTGCTGTCGACAAGCGCTCCGACGTCGCTGCAGCATACTCAAATCACGGACGCGACGCGATCCTCACCGCCCGGGTGGAAGCCTGGTTTCGACGATGAGGATGATGATGAGATCCTAGCGGATGATCTGGAGGATCGCGGTGACTTTCCCGTGATCATGAAGCCACCATCATTCTCGTATTTGGCTTCCGGCGGTCATGTGATGTACCTACCCGAGTCCAATGATTCTCAGTATCAGCCACAAAGTTTGAACTACAGGAATAACATTGTGACGGAAAATTTCGAGAAGAACTCCGGTAACAGTTCCGGACCAAAGTATCGTAAAAATGGTGTAGACGAATTCAGGAAACCGAGTAAGGATATAGAGAGGACGAACAAGCATCCCAAAGAATCAGTCATTTTGAAAGAGAAGTCTTTCGCGAATGACGGAAAAGTAAATACTAGATTTTCCAAGTCGTGCGACAACATTTCCGAGATGAAGCAACGAAGTACTTCGCCGCCCGTCGGTGGTCAGCAGAATTTGCAGGATGATAAGGAGATTGCGCCGGAAGTCAAGACGCCGTTAAAGAACAATTCGAAAGGTCGCAGATTTACGTTCCAGAGTACTGTACGGCAGATTGAGAGGCGCAGATTAGCGGAGAAGCTATCGCGGGAGGCGGAAGCCAAGGAAAGGCAGAGGAAAGGCGAATTGGAGGCGATGCGTAAAGTAGAGGAGGAGTTCCAACGGAAACGAGCCAGAGAGAAGGCGAATATTAGGCAGCAACTTCGTTTGTACAGCATGGATGAAAACATGAG TAGTTTACCTACCGTATGGGACAACTCGCAGTTATCTCGTGCGGATCCGGACGGCGCGCCATCGTCATCCGCGTCATCACCCACGTCAGTTCCACCGGCGAAACTCACGACCATACGAAAGAGCAGCGTCAGCAGCGATGAATATTTACGTAAGAGAGCGTCCAGCGCGGATTCCcgacagcagcagcaacagcaacatcAACAGCAACCGCGGGAGTACAAAGATTACCGGCCAAAGTATTACGACTGGGCGCCCACCGACTCGTCGTCGCATCTGGAGTACAAGCAGACCACGGTGCATCCTAAGGTGGTATGCGACATTCCCAAGAGCTCGCCCATCTTCGTGGACGCGCATACGAACAGCAATAAAACGGCGAATCTTAGTTCTACACCCAGATCCGACAATTACAG GAAAGATTTTGCTCACGGGGCCGTGGCAGCGAGATCTTCCTTAGCGAGCAGCGACAGTGAGCTGTCGCAACCGAATACGAGACCGCATTCCAGACAAGCTGTCGGCAAGAGCAAACCCTTACGGTCTAG GTTTTAA
- the LOC105202380 gene encoding uncharacterized protein LOC105202380 isoform X1 — MGNNSSSSHQYCASNGPSQEIAGRGWTQSFPRELGRHHPQQPTGHKVLPEPPNQRLRATNNGSIIHNGGTISGRRPPALTLPHDLNKQGIFRSRSTSASNIGASRGRKIEHNCCYYGNGTRCCMENEMQELKRFGSEPDLRYSPMAREAARCNGKQQQHQHAMEHRHCGSGHYPERECRERESRYRGKKKYKAPAPPSNGVVDGSSPDSYRNLGSRYNESGQNRPGGCRGDEEIQPPPRRSRLFKTRAETKRAQVNWVSSSSQTQAIAERCENGASGLENERRWRGEDGRVANKENRLVWRDQSNHPHQDRWCRDEHRRSRIFDGKNTLQRSMSSPEFQAELMQVARKVRNKLNCGGRSSVESAILERNSDTGVSRSAKESKLEEAKRPEKRSAKSEESCPEEHVIENRIEERRLTDRCNRSENKRNSYDERKGNARDPGRTKDYLEERQAEAVSGGKRRLVEKPAMYNESSAMHPKEPLRKSPKDRLDVVGHSSEEKFSSEKHRRELLEDYQRAKSVAKSRKYENAVDSGRTRSESPVRPYIRVTDPRGQGSGRESTPERTSEAKESEKERDSDRRWRKSDVRNTDGAPDEKRWSCEPVPATAEKKDAKSKEKLARKPETKEVVREKNWHVLPLPEKSAPKTFYFGMDEALSNESRNCVDQHMEQIQSRLQAREINGSIECHDYTDDGKSGIEDISLKLRPTLPKKQLEIPRFSPSAAWRLLSALEAPGPTMSTASEEVPVMFEERIERLSRPPPPLIALGPRSSHDKSGDSGISGDAGAANDDSLDVSTNTNNNRLKTPATRPTWTPQQDLGEESSSDAGVDSPPPMPTPVKFPPRAHVFSLSLPRDDNRMYLYNPDLKNKEGSTFNSLQKLKRSVSGALGLGPLDLERKRTRDVLDDNWLLSTSAPTSLQHTQITDATRSSPPGWKPGFDDEDDDEILADDLEDRGDFPVIMKPPSFSYLASGGHVMYLPESNDSQYQPQSLNYRNNIVTENFEKNSGNSSGPKYRKNGVDEFRKPSKDIERTNKHPKESVILKEKSFANDGKVNTRFSKSCDNISEMKQRSTSPPVGGQQNLQDDKEIAPEVKTPLKNNSKGRRFTFQSTVRQIERRRLAEKLSREAEAKERQRKGELEAMRKVEEEFQRKRAREKANIRQQLRLYSMDENMSSLPTVWDNSQLSRADPDGAPSSSASSPTSVPPAKLTTIRKSSVSSDEYLRKRASSADSRQQQQQQHQQQPREYKDYRPKYYDWAPTDSSSHLEYKQTTVHPKVVCDIPKSSPIFVDAHTNSNKTANLSSTPRSDNYRKDFAHGAVAARSSLASSDSELSQPNTRPHSRQAVGKSKPLRSRSASPTRSEEAVSTEDETPVEPIKQERSRINGFVLNGVQPFVREKSYRPISFNPQPPPPIPS; from the exons ATgggcaacaacagcagcagctcCCATCAATATTGCGCGTCCAACGGGCCGTCGCAGGAGATTGCCGGACGCGGGTGGACGCAGTCCTTCCCCCGGGAGCTCGGGAGGCATCACCCTCAGCAGCCGACGGGACACAAGGTCCTGCCGGAGCCGCCCAATCAGCGGCTACGCGCCACCAATAATGGAAGCATCATTCACAACGGTGGAACCATAAGCGGCCGTAGGCCGCCGGCCCTCACGCTTCCGCACGACCTTAATAAG CAGGGAATATTTCGCAGCCGCAGCACCTCGGCGTCGAACATCGGCGCGTCGCGCGGCCGCAAGATCGAGCACAATTGCTGCTACTACGGGAACGGAACGAGATGCTGCATGGAGAACGAGATGCAGGAGCTCAAAAGATTCGGCAGCGAGCCCGATCTGCGGTACTCGCCGATGGCGCGGGAAGCGGCGCGCTGCAACGGGAAGCAGCAACAGCATCAGCACGCGATGGAGCATCGGCATTGCGGAAGCGGGCATTATCCCGAACGAGAGTGCAGGGAGCGAGAGAGCCGGTACAGGGGCAAAAAGAAATACAAGGCACCGGCGCCGCCGTCGAACGGCGTCGTTGACGGATCGTCCCCGGATTCTTACAG GAATCTTGGGTCTAGATATAATGAATCTGGCCAGAATCGACCGGGTGGTTGCCGCGGTGACGAAGAGATCCAACCGCCACCGAGGCGATCGCGTCTCTTCAAGACGCGAGCGGAGACGAAGAGAGCGCAAGTCAACTGGGTCTCCTCTTCCTCGCAAACTCAGGCCATCGCGGAACGTTGCGAGAACGGTGCCAGCGGACTGGAGAACGAGCGACGGTGGCGAGGCGAGGACGGTCGCGTTGCCAACAAGGAGAACAGGCTAGTTTGGCGCGATCAGAGCAACCATCCCCATCAGGATCGCTGGTGTCGGGACGAGCATAGGCGTTCGCGGATCTTCGATGGCAAGAATACGCTGCAGAGGAGCATGAGCAGTCCGGAGTTCCAGGCGGAATTGATGCAAGTGGCCAGGAAGGTGCGCAACAAGCTCAACTGCGGCGGCAGGTCTTCTGTGGAGTCAGCGATCTTGGAGCGCAACAGCGACACTGGTGTCAGTCGGTCCGCGAAAGAGTCGAAGCTCGAGGAGGCAAAGAGGCCAGAAAAGCGATCAGCGAAAAGTGAGGAGAGTTGCCCCGAGGAACACGTGATCGAGAACAGGATCGAGGAGAGGCGATTGACCGATCGTTGCAATCGATCTGAAAATAAGCGTAACTCGTATGACGAGCGAAAAGGGAACGCCCGCGATCCCGGCAGGACTAAGGACTACTTGGAGGAGAGGCAAGCGGAGGCAGTATCGGGCGGCAAGAGACGACTCGTCGAGAAACCGGCGATGTACAACGAATCCTCTGCGATGCACCCTAAAGAACCTCTTCGGAAAAGTCCGAAAGATCGCCTGGACGTCGTGGGGCATTCGTCGGAAGAAAAGTTCTCGTCGGAGAAGCATCGAAGAGAGCTTCTCGAGGACTATCAGCGAGCGAAGAGTGTCGCTAAGAGTCGAAAGTACGAAAACGCGGTAGACTCGGGGAGAACCAGATCGGAGAGTCCAGTGAGGCCTTACATCAGGGTCACGGATCCTCGCGGGCAGGGTTCCGGGAGGGAAAGCACGCCTGAGCGAACGAGCGAGGCCAAAGAgagcgagaaggagagagattCCGATCGTAGATGGCGGAAGAGCGACGTTAGGAATACTGATGGCGCGCCGGACGAGAAGAGATGGTCCTGCGAACCTGTTCCCGCGACGGCGGAGAAGAAAGACGCGAAATCCAAAGAGAAGCTCGCGAGAAAACCAGAAACCAAGGAAGTCGTTCGCGAGAAAAATTGGCACGT ACTACCGTTGCCGGAGAAATCCGCACCGAAGACCTTCTACTTCGGCATGGACGAAGCATTATCGAATGAGTCGCGGAACTGCGTGGATCAGCACATGGAACAAATCCAATCCAGGTTGCAGGCTAGAGAGATTAATGGATCGATCGAATGCCACGACTACACGGATGAT GGGAAGAGTGGAATCGAGGACATCTCATTAAAATTGCGACCCACGTTACCCAAGAAACAGCTGGAGATCCCACGATTCTCACCGTCAGCAGCATGGAGATTACTGTCAGCGTTGGAAGCACCTGGGCCAACCATGAGCACGGCGAGCGAGGAAGTTCCG GTGATGTTCGAGGAGCGTATCGAACGTCTGTCGAGGCCGCCTCCGCCGCTTATCGCACTTGGTCCGCGCAGCTCGCACGACAAGTCGGGCGATTCCGGCATATCCGGGGACGCCGGCGCGGCGAACGACGACTCGTTGGACGTCAGCACCAATACCAATAACAATCGATTGAAAACGCCGGCGACAAGGCCGACGTGGACGCCGCAGCAGGACCTAGGCGAAGAGTCCAGCAGTGACGCTGGAGTGGATTCACCGCCGCCGATGCCGACCCCAGTGAAATTTCCACCCAGAGCGCACGTGTTCTCGTTGTCATTGCCGCGCGACGACAATCGCATGTATTTGTACAATCCAGACTTGAAGAATAAGGAGGGCTCGACTTTCAACTCGCTTCAGAAGCTGAAGAGATCAGTGTCGGGCGCCCTTGGACTCGGACCGTTGGATCTGGAGAGGAAACGCACTCGCGATGTTCTCGATGATAACTGGCTGCTGTCGACAAGCGCTCCGACGTCGCTGCAGCATACTCAAATCACGGACGCGACGCGATCCTCACCGCCCGGGTGGAAGCCTGGTTTCGACGATGAGGATGATGATGAGATCCTAGCGGATGATCTGGAGGATCGCGGTGACTTTCCCGTGATCATGAAGCCACCATCATTCTCGTATTTGGCTTCCGGCGGTCATGTGATGTACCTACCCGAGTCCAATGATTCTCAGTATCAGCCACAAAGTTTGAACTACAGGAATAACATTGTGACGGAAAATTTCGAGAAGAACTCCGGTAACAGTTCCGGACCAAAGTATCGTAAAAATGGTGTAGACGAATTCAGGAAACCGAGTAAGGATATAGAGAGGACGAACAAGCATCCCAAAGAATCAGTCATTTTGAAAGAGAAGTCTTTCGCGAATGACGGAAAAGTAAATACTAGATTTTCCAAGTCGTGCGACAACATTTCCGAGATGAAGCAACGAAGTACTTCGCCGCCCGTCGGTGGTCAGCAGAATTTGCAGGATGATAAGGAGATTGCGCCGGAAGTCAAGACGCCGTTAAAGAACAATTCGAAAGGTCGCAGATTTACGTTCCAGAGTACTGTACGGCAGATTGAGAGGCGCAGATTAGCGGAGAAGCTATCGCGGGAGGCGGAAGCCAAGGAAAGGCAGAGGAAAGGCGAATTGGAGGCGATGCGTAAAGTAGAGGAGGAGTTCCAACGGAAACGAGCCAGAGAGAAGGCGAATATTAGGCAGCAACTTCGTTTGTACAGCATGGATGAAAACATGAG TAGTTTACCTACCGTATGGGACAACTCGCAGTTATCTCGTGCGGATCCGGACGGCGCGCCATCGTCATCCGCGTCATCACCCACGTCAGTTCCACCGGCGAAACTCACGACCATACGAAAGAGCAGCGTCAGCAGCGATGAATATTTACGTAAGAGAGCGTCCAGCGCGGATTCCcgacagcagcagcaacagcaacatcAACAGCAACCGCGGGAGTACAAAGATTACCGGCCAAAGTATTACGACTGGGCGCCCACCGACTCGTCGTCGCATCTGGAGTACAAGCAGACCACGGTGCATCCTAAGGTGGTATGCGACATTCCCAAGAGCTCGCCCATCTTCGTGGACGCGCATACGAACAGCAATAAAACGGCGAATCTTAGTTCTACACCCAGATCCGACAATTACAG GAAAGATTTTGCTCACGGGGCCGTGGCAGCGAGATCTTCCTTAGCGAGCAGCGACAGTGAGCTGTCGCAACCGAATACGAGACCGCATTCCAGACAAGCTGTCGGCAAGAGCAAACCCTTACGGTCTAG GTCGGCTAGTCCAACGCGCAGCGAGGAAGCCGTCAGCACGGAGGATGAGACCCCGGTGGAGCCGATCAAGCAGGAACGAAGCCGCATAAACGGCTTCGTATTGAACGGAGTGCAGCCTTTTGTGAGGGAGAAGAGCTATCGACCTATTTCTTTCAATCCCCAACCGCCTCCGCCTATTCCGAGTTAG